The following proteins come from a genomic window of Rutidosis leptorrhynchoides isolate AG116_Rl617_1_P2 chromosome 10, CSIRO_AGI_Rlap_v1, whole genome shotgun sequence:
- the LOC139871465 gene encoding uncharacterized protein, giving the protein MLLRITYSNTKRFFKNTIENFKSYFPRGYQRLHKTPPCNPFSCSGTRSGVIPHTNHSNRHYKVSEKTTNNHTNAAEISQDQTSSIMNHKEPNLIINQNQVDGTKQDNKKKYSEKYEKDDHDHQVESSMCLVTRKLKELEMMDGYNDLDLVLDIEEVLHYYARLTCPVYRDIMDNFFVDLYSRTFNLSGVDNSLVKNDSFKLKGDVIID; this is encoded by the coding sequence ATGCTTCTAAGAATTACTTACTCCAATACCAAAAGGTTCTTCAAAAATACCATAGAAAACTTCAAATCTTATTTTCCAAGAGGCTACCAAAGGCTACACAAAACACCACCATGTAACCCCTTTTCATGCTCCGGCACCCGTAGTGGCGTTATACCACACACAAACCACTCCAACCGCCACTATAAAGTATCGGAAAAAACAACCAACAACCATACAAATGCGGCCGAAATTAGCCAAGATCAAACAAGTAGTATCATGAATCATAAAGAACCAAACTTGATCATCAATCAAAATCAAGTTGATGGCACGAAACAAGATAACAAGAAGAAATATTCTGAAAAATATGAGAAAGATGATCATGATCATCAAGTGGAATCATCAATGTGTTTGGTTACTAGAAAATTAAAAGAGTTGGAGATGATGGATGGATATAACGACCTTGATCTTGTTCTTGATATCGAAGAGGTTCTTCATTACTATGCAAGATTAACGTGTCCGGTTTATCGTGATATTATGGACAACTTTTTTGTGGATTTGTATTCAAGGACATTCAATCTTTCTGGTGTTGATAATTCACTTGTAAAAAATGATTCGTTTAAATTAAAAGGTGATGTAATTATTGATTAG
- the LOC139871466 gene encoding uncharacterized protein gives MLQEKFGRIFRLDAQEDALFSERLIQDGTSWNFNWNWKHTPRGRSAAEVLKLEDYLRNFVYSIGESDRWEWVMHNRRFFTTQAFTEILNKHMLNHMAERTATLCNSYLPLKVGIFIWRTKMRRLPVRVDLDKRGIDLDYVRCPVCNTDLESGDHVMLSCQFAKELWDRVFRWWNSSNHNYSSLDDMFKGKRISGSLVVDCKLCQAVEWVCRYIIWNNHNSKVFGKKCWSVPLALAEIQVKSFQWISNRSNRLSLDCNKWITTPHAYDDHG, from the coding sequence ATGTTGCAAGAGAAATTTGGTAGGATTTTCAGGTTAGATGCACAAGAAGACGCTCTCTTCTCCGAACGTTTGATTCAAGATGGCACTTCGTGGAATTTCAACTGGAATTGGAAACATACTCCAAGGGGCAGATCAGCAGCTGAAGTTCTCAAGCTTGAAGATTATCTCAGGAACTTTGTCTACTCTATTGGCGAGTCAGATAGATGGGAATGGGTGATGCATAACAGAAGGTTTTTCACAACTCAAGCATTCACTGAAATTTTGAATAAACATATGCTAAATCATATGGCTGAGAGGACTGCTACATTATGCAATAGTTATCTTCCGCTAAAAGTGGGAATTTTTATTTGGAGAACGAAAATGAGAAGGTTGCCGGTACGAGTGGATTTGGACAAGCGAGGCATTGATCTGGACTATGTTCGTTGTCCGGTTTGTAACACAGATTTGGAATCTGGGGACCATGTGATGCTCTCGTGTCAATTCGCAAAAGAATTATGGGATAGGGTCTTTCGTTGGTGGAACTCAAGCAATCACAATTATTCGAGTTTGGATGACATGTTTAAAGGCAAAAGAATATCTGGGAGCTTGGTGGTTGACTGTAAATTGTGTCAAGCAGTGGAATGGGTTTGCAGGTACATCATATGGAACAACCACAATTCTAAGGTATTCGGTAAGAAGTGTTGGAGCGTTCCTTTAGCTCTCGCTGAGATCCAAGTCAAATCCTTCCAATGGATTTCCAATCGCTCAAATCGGCTTTCTTTAGACTGTAACAAGTGGATTACAACTCCTCATGCTTATGATGATCACGGCTAA